The window GATTCAGAAACTCCTGCTCATCCCGCTGCATATCGAGTTCATGCAGACCGTGAGCTATATTCTGGTTATCGCCTCGCTGGTGCAGATGGTGGAGCTGATCCTCAAAAAGGTGAGTCCTCCGCTCTACCAGGCCCTGGGTGTGTTCCTGCCCCTGATCACCACCAATTGCGCCATCCTGGGTGTGGCCGTACTGGTCAGCCGCTCCACCTTTAACCTGGTGGAAGCCGTGGTGTTCGCCATCGCCACGGCCATCGGTTTCGCCCTGGCCCTGGTGTTGTTCGCGGGCATCCGCGAACGCCTGGAATTGTACGAGGTGCCCGAGGCCAT is drawn from Candidatus Aminicenantes bacterium and contains these coding sequences:
- a CDS encoding electron transport complex protein RnfA is translated as MSIFLIIVGAIFVNNIVLMQFLGICPFLGVSTRVKTATGMSAAVLFVMTLATLITFLIQKLLLIPLHIEFMQTVSYILVIASLVQMVELILKKVSPPLYQALGVFLPLITTNCAILGVAVLVSRSTFNLVEAVVFAIATAIGFALALVLFAGIRERLELYEVPEAMKGAPIALITAGLLSLAFQGFSGMV